From the Anguilla anguilla isolate fAngAng1 chromosome 8, fAngAng1.pri, whole genome shotgun sequence genome, one window contains:
- the srfbp1 gene encoding serum response factor-binding protein 1 isoform X2 — translation MLNRLPSFVKSSKPTSKMAEVLNLNNEVVKMRKEIKRARVLIIRKLTRQIVKLKKKKGKEAEVEKNQRRAARLLEEIHAMKDLKPDNVTKIALMKNLSFEKVCKNPDSTLSERATARIATHPQISKRIQEIKAAVEAFKDERKKPAGSKASKPDKPAEDPKMDEVKSDDSEEDEEDKKEKEEEEEEEEEEKKKKEEEEEEEVEEEDDDDDRDDGDDGGDVEDKGEQKEEGLGAAKDSSSPTAEEGPTVKMDDDIKVTASKSELMGPPEEAEVQPEEKAQTLIKPQKSLETAFKLEDSKTPHTKDKRIQKPTENKPPPQSQSNSKMEIKSSTAKGEKKEEESDLDSSDDEEEKEYFDDSTEERFRKQSSQSEGSDEEDDFFLGKVSKFKKRRTGPGVGEVKKGDGDRNVSRAGAPKGEAEGGCGGEGSGLQDSKAMRMESVFCSTLSGSKGAPGNRGRGPSAISKPHRFQNDRRGQTWTQKSAPFQNRGGGQDRKPMSRFQNQRRGGPRGGPQVQDRGPAAARARPPFEKPRDHRAAPGRASNPSQHTQQALHPSWEASKRRKEQQAQITAFQGKKIKFDDD, via the exons ATGCTTAACAGGCTGCCATCTTTTGTT AAGTCGTCAAAGCCAACGTCAAAGATGGCTGAAGTGCTGAACTTGAACAATGAGGTTGTGAAGATGAGGAAGGAGATAAAGAGGGCGAGGGTGTTGATCATCCGAAAGCTCACCAGACAGATCGtgaagctgaagaagaaaaaggggAAGGAGGCCGAGGTGGAAAAGAACCAGAGACGAGCGGCCAGGCTGCTGGAGGAAATCCATGCCATGAAGGATCTGAAGCCCGACAATGTCACGAAGATCGCCCTGATGAAGAACCTCAGCTTCGAAAAGGTCTGCAAGAACCCCGACTCCACGCTGTCGGAGCGAGCGACTGCGCGGATCGCCACGCATCCGCAGATCAGCAAGAGGATCCAGGAGATCAAAGCAGCCGTCGAGGCCTTCAAAGATGAACGGAAAAAGCCTGCCGGCAGTAAGGCCTCAAAGCCTGATAAACCTGCAGAGGACCCAAAGATGGATGAGGTTAAATCAGATGATtcagaggaggatgaggaggacaagaaggagaaggaagaggaggaggaggaggaggaggaggagaagaagaagaaggaggaggaggaggaggaggaggtggaggaggaggatgatgatgatgatcgtgatgatggtgatgatggcgGTGATGTAGAAGATAAAGGGGAACAGAAAGAGGAAGGGCTTGGTGCTGCCAAGGACAGCTCCAGTCCGACTGCAGAAGAAGGGCCTACTGTCAAAATGGATGATGACATTAAGGTGACGGCATCAAAAAGTGAATTAATGGGTCCCCCAGAGGAGGctgaggtgcagcctgaagaaaAGGCACAAACCCTCATAAAACCCCAAAAGTCCCTTGAAACTGCATTCAAGTTAGAAGACTCAAAAACGCCACATACTAAGGACAAGAGGATCCAAAAGCCTACAGAAAACAAACCGCCTCCACAGAGTCAGTCAAACTCCAAAATGGAGATCAAGAGCTCTACAGCAAAGGGGGAGAAGAAGGAAGAGGAAAGTGACTTGGACTCATCTGACGACGAAGAGGAGAAGGAGTACTTCGACGACAGCACAGAGGAGCGTTTCCGCAAGCAGTCGTCCCAGTCCGAAGGCAGCGACGAAGAGGACGACTTCTTCCTGGGAAAAGTGAGCAAATTCAAGAAGAGGAGAACTGGCCCTGGTGTGGGAGAGGTGAAGAAGGGCGACGGTGACCGAAACGTTAGTCGGGCGGGTGCACCGaagggggaggcagagggggggtgtggaggtgaGGGCTCGGGCCTGCAGGACTCAAAAGCAATGAGGATGGAGTCTGTATTCTGCAGTACTTTGTCAGGGTCGAAAGGGGCCCCTGGGAACCGCGGGAGGGGACCCAGTGCCATCTCAAAGCCACACAGATTTCAGAATGATAGGCGAGGGCAGACTTGGACACAGAAATCAGCCCCGTTTCAGAACCGAGGTGGCGGGCAGGACAGAAAACCGATGTCCAGATTTCAGAATCAGAGAAGGGGAGGTCCGCGTGGTGGCCCCCAGGTACAGGACAGGGGCCCTGCTGCAGCGAGGGCCAGGCCACCGTTTGAGAAGCCCAGGGACCACAGAGCTGCACCCGGGAGAGCTTCCAACCCTTCCCAGCATACACAGCAAGCTCTCCACCCCTCATGGGAGGCCAGCAAGAGACGGAAAGAGCAGCAGGCCCAAATTACAGCCTTCCAGGGAAAGAAGATCAAG TTTGACGATGACTGA
- the srfbp1 gene encoding serum response factor-binding protein 1 isoform X1, whose protein sequence is MLNRLPSFVKSSKPTSKMAEVLNLNNEVVKMRKEIKRARVLIIRKLTRQIVKLKKKKGKEAEVEKNQRRAARLLEEIHAMKDLKPDNVTKIALMKNLSFEKVCKNPDSTLSERATARIATHPQISKRIQEIKAAVEAFKDERKKPAGSKASKPDKPAEDPKMDEVKSDDSEEDEEDKKEKEEEEEEEEEEKKKKEEEEEEEVEEEDDDDDRDDGDDGGDVEDKGEQKEEGLGAAKDSSSPTAEEGPTVKMDDDIKVTASKSELMGPPEEAEVQPEEKAQTLIKPQKSLETAFKLEDSKTPHTKDKRIQKPTENKPPPQSQSNSKMEIKSSTAKGEKKEEESDLDSSDDEEEKEYFDDSTEERFRKQSSQSEGSDEEDDFFLGKVSKFKKRRTGPGVGEVKKGDGDRNVSRAGAPKGEAEGGCGGEGSGLQDSKAMRMESVFCSTLSGSKGAPGNRGRGPSAISKPHRFQNDRRGQTWTQKSAPFQNRGGGQDRKPMSRFQNQRRGGPRGGPQVQDRGPAAARARPPFEKPRDHRAAPGRASNPSQHTQQALHPSWEASKRRKEQQAQITAFQGKKIKFDDD, encoded by the exons ATGCTTAACAGGCTGCCATCTTTTGTT AAGTCGTCAAAGCCAACGTCAAAGATGGCTGAAGTGCTGAACTTGAACAATGAGGTTGTGAAGATGAGGAAGGAGATAAAGAGGGCGAGGGTGTTGATCATCCGAAAGCTCACCAGACAGATCGtgaagctgaagaagaaaaaggggAAGGAGGCCGAGGTGGAAAAGAACCAGAGACGAGCGGCCAGGCTGCTGGAGGAAATCCATGCCATGAAGGATCTGAAGCCCGACAATGTCACGAAGATCGCCCTGATGAAGAACCTCAGCTTCGAAAAGGTCTGCAAGAACCCCGACTCCACGCTGTCGGAGCGAGCGACTGCGCGGATCGCCACGCATCCGCAGATCAGCAAGAGGATCCAGGAGATCAAAGCAGCCGTCGAGGCCTTCAAAGATGAACGGAAAAAGCCTGCCGGCAGTAAGGCCTCAAAGCCTGATAAACCTGCAGAGGACCCAAAGATGGATGAGGTTAAATCAGATGATtcagaggaggatgaggaggacaagaaggagaaggaagaggaggaggaggaggaggaggaggagaagaagaagaaggaggaggaggaggaggaggaggtggaggaggaggatgatgatgatgatcgtgatgatggtgatgatggcgGTGATGTAGAAGATAAAGGGGAACAGAAAGAGGAAGGGCTTGGTGCTGCCAAGGACAGCTCCAGTCCGACTGCAGAAGAAGGGCCTACTGTCAAAATGGATGATGACATTAAGGTGACGGCATCAAAAAGTGAATTAATGGGTCCCCCAGAGGAGGctgaggtgcagcctgaagaaaAGGCACAAACCCTCATAAAACCCCAAAAGTCCCTTGAAACTGCATTCAAGTTAGAAGACTCAAAAACGCCACATACTAAGGACAAGAGGATCCAAAAGCCTACAGAAAACAAACCGCCTCCACAGAGTCAGTCAAACTCCAAAATGGAGATCAAGAGCTCTACAGCAAAGGGGGAGAAGAAGGAAGAGGAAAGTGACTTGGACTCATCTGACGACGAAGAGGAGAAGGAGTACTTCGACGACAGCACAGAGGAGCGTTTCCGCAAGCAGTCGTCCCAGTCCGAAGGCAGCGACGAAGAGGACGACTTCTTCCTGGGAAAAGTGAGCAAATTCAAGAAGAGGAGAACTGGCCCTGGTGTGGGAGAGGTGAAGAAGGGCGACGGTGACCGAAACGTTAGTCGGGCGGGTGCACCGaagggggaggcagagggggggtgtggaggtgaGGGCTCGGGCCTGCAGGACTCAAAAGCAATGAGGATGGAGTCTGTATTCTGCAGTACTTTGTCAGGGTCGAAAGGGGCCCCTGGGAACCGCGGGAGGGGACCCAGTGCCATCTCAAAGCCACACAGATTTCAGAATGATAGGCGAGGGCAGACTTGGACACAGAAATCAGCCCCGTTTCAGAACCGAGGTGGCGGGCAGGACAGAAAACCGATGTCCAGATTTCAGAATCAGAGAAGGGGAGGTCCGCGTGGTGGCCCCCAGGTACAGGACAGGGGCCCTGCTGCAGCGAGGGCCAGGCCACCGTTTGAGAAGCCCAGGGACCACAGAGCTGCACCCGGGAGAGCTTCCAACCCTTCCCAGCATACACAGCAAGCTCTCCACCCCTCATGGGAGGCCAGCAAGAGACGGAAAGAGCAGCAGGCCCAAATTACAGCCTTCCAGGGAAAGAAGATCAAGTTTGACGATGACTGA
- the srfbp1 gene encoding serum response factor-binding protein 1 isoform X3: MLNRLPSFVSSKPTSKMAEVLNLNNEVVKMRKEIKRARVLIIRKLTRQIVKLKKKKGKEAEVEKNQRRAARLLEEIHAMKDLKPDNVTKIALMKNLSFEKVCKNPDSTLSERATARIATHPQISKRIQEIKAAVEAFKDERKKPAGSKASKPDKPAEDPKMDEVKSDDSEEDEEDKKEKEEEEEEEEEEKKKKEEEEEEEVEEEDDDDDRDDGDDGGDVEDKGEQKEEGLGAAKDSSSPTAEEGPTVKMDDDIKVTASKSELMGPPEEAEVQPEEKAQTLIKPQKSLETAFKLEDSKTPHTKDKRIQKPTENKPPPQSQSNSKMEIKSSTAKGEKKEEESDLDSSDDEEEKEYFDDSTEERFRKQSSQSEGSDEEDDFFLGKVSKFKKRRTGPGVGEVKKGDGDRNVSRAGAPKGEAEGGCGGEGSGLQDSKAMRMESVFCSTLSGSKGAPGNRGRGPSAISKPHRFQNDRRGQTWTQKSAPFQNRGGGQDRKPMSRFQNQRRGGPRGGPQVQDRGPAAARARPPFEKPRDHRAAPGRASNPSQHTQQALHPSWEASKRRKEQQAQITAFQGKKIKFDDD, from the exons ATGCTTAACAGGCTGCCATCTTTTGTT TCGTCAAAGCCAACGTCAAAGATGGCTGAAGTGCTGAACTTGAACAATGAGGTTGTGAAGATGAGGAAGGAGATAAAGAGGGCGAGGGTGTTGATCATCCGAAAGCTCACCAGACAGATCGtgaagctgaagaagaaaaaggggAAGGAGGCCGAGGTGGAAAAGAACCAGAGACGAGCGGCCAGGCTGCTGGAGGAAATCCATGCCATGAAGGATCTGAAGCCCGACAATGTCACGAAGATCGCCCTGATGAAGAACCTCAGCTTCGAAAAGGTCTGCAAGAACCCCGACTCCACGCTGTCGGAGCGAGCGACTGCGCGGATCGCCACGCATCCGCAGATCAGCAAGAGGATCCAGGAGATCAAAGCAGCCGTCGAGGCCTTCAAAGATGAACGGAAAAAGCCTGCCGGCAGTAAGGCCTCAAAGCCTGATAAACCTGCAGAGGACCCAAAGATGGATGAGGTTAAATCAGATGATtcagaggaggatgaggaggacaagaaggagaaggaagaggaggaggaggaggaggaggaggagaagaagaagaaggaggaggaggaggaggaggaggtggaggaggaggatgatgatgatgatcgtgatgatggtgatgatggcgGTGATGTAGAAGATAAAGGGGAACAGAAAGAGGAAGGGCTTGGTGCTGCCAAGGACAGCTCCAGTCCGACTGCAGAAGAAGGGCCTACTGTCAAAATGGATGATGACATTAAGGTGACGGCATCAAAAAGTGAATTAATGGGTCCCCCAGAGGAGGctgaggtgcagcctgaagaaaAGGCACAAACCCTCATAAAACCCCAAAAGTCCCTTGAAACTGCATTCAAGTTAGAAGACTCAAAAACGCCACATACTAAGGACAAGAGGATCCAAAAGCCTACAGAAAACAAACCGCCTCCACAGAGTCAGTCAAACTCCAAAATGGAGATCAAGAGCTCTACAGCAAAGGGGGAGAAGAAGGAAGAGGAAAGTGACTTGGACTCATCTGACGACGAAGAGGAGAAGGAGTACTTCGACGACAGCACAGAGGAGCGTTTCCGCAAGCAGTCGTCCCAGTCCGAAGGCAGCGACGAAGAGGACGACTTCTTCCTGGGAAAAGTGAGCAAATTCAAGAAGAGGAGAACTGGCCCTGGTGTGGGAGAGGTGAAGAAGGGCGACGGTGACCGAAACGTTAGTCGGGCGGGTGCACCGaagggggaggcagagggggggtgtggaggtgaGGGCTCGGGCCTGCAGGACTCAAAAGCAATGAGGATGGAGTCTGTATTCTGCAGTACTTTGTCAGGGTCGAAAGGGGCCCCTGGGAACCGCGGGAGGGGACCCAGTGCCATCTCAAAGCCACACAGATTTCAGAATGATAGGCGAGGGCAGACTTGGACACAGAAATCAGCCCCGTTTCAGAACCGAGGTGGCGGGCAGGACAGAAAACCGATGTCCAGATTTCAGAATCAGAGAAGGGGAGGTCCGCGTGGTGGCCCCCAGGTACAGGACAGGGGCCCTGCTGCAGCGAGGGCCAGGCCACCGTTTGAGAAGCCCAGGGACCACAGAGCTGCACCCGGGAGAGCTTCCAACCCTTCCCAGCATACACAGCAAGCTCTCCACCCCTCATGGGAGGCCAGCAAGAGACGGAAAGAGCAGCAGGCCCAAATTACAGCCTTCCAGGGAAAGAAGATCAAGTTTGACGATGACTGA